From the genome of Mastacembelus armatus chromosome 21, fMasArm1.2, whole genome shotgun sequence:
ggagccagcaggacaacatcatcttcAAAAActagagatgaaatcctgtggtccccaagctggactccctccggcccctggctcCGCTTAGACATTCTGCCCATAAatataatgaacagaaccagtgagaaaaggcagccctgccggagtcccATATGCACTttgaacaggtctgacttactgccggcaatgcgaaccaagctcctgctctggttgtacagagaccagatatCCCTTAGCAAAAAGGCCCGGACCCCATTCTCATGGAGgacctcccacaggatgtcacaagAGATGCAGatgaatgccttctccaagtccataaagcacatgtgaactcGTTGGGCAAACTCCCTTGAACCTTCAagcaccctgaagagggtatagagctggtccagtgttaCACGACTGGGACAAAAACCACATTGTTTCTCCTGAATCCAAGGTTCTACCATCGGCCGGATTCTCCTCTCCAtcaccctggcatagacctttccagggaggctgaggagtgtgatccctctatagttggaacacaacCAACCAAGCCAcagcatgttgaaataaaatcatgtcTAACTTCACCAATGTGTCAAAGAGCCTATACAGTAGGCCTATGCCTTACCGGCCTGTACAATGTTCTTACATTTCATTGTGAGCTGCTGCCAGATGCTTTTGGCCCATTGGGTTGCACCTGAATGAATATAAACTTTAGTCACATCCAACCACTGTTTCACCTGTAGCTCTGGTTACAGAATCAACGTGGTGAGTGTTAAATGAAAGGACTATGtataatgcaatgcaatgaCTCGAGCAGCAACTTTCTCCCACCTCAGTTTCCTCTCCTTTGCTGCTGTAGTTTTTCTTCCAagacctgtgtttgtgttctgcatgAGAATATCTGATACCATGTGTGAAGAAAGTAAACCTTTTTTTCCGCTGCCACAGTGAATCACTGTGTCTAAGATCCATTAATGATTCTTTCTGTAGTGATTAATGATATTTGTAATGGTTTCACttcattattgttttggttGCTATTATTTTCAACAGTCGTCATAGGTTTTTCTCCTGCACGGATACTGCAGATGAAATTTAGcaccttattattattattatcattattattattgttgttgttgtattgaATAGTTTAAAATATTCTATACTTAAACTTCCAAATCATATAACTATTGCAAGGTGTCACTTAAGATTTTAGTGCAATTTAGCATTTactcagttttgttgtagacTGTGTACACTCACCAAGCTAAACTTtatcagtctaatccaacaatGCTGTAATAAATCTTCCTTCATGAAggagtttgtggtcaaactgtttcaaagaggtgcagactgaactgtatgattattttagaagatgtagtctgctctcctgttgaactctgctgcattatacagagaggtggtgttgttttttaggctgaagtcaatgatatgaaagagggtagagaaaataaaagagactcatgtcagtacaatgcaatccaattcagcagcatgacaaactacaacctccaaaatgatcaaccagtcgaatcaacacgtctctgaaacagtttgaccacaaactgaacattatcaccttcatgaaggaggatttattacaggactgttggattagactgacaaagttatagttaggtggacctaatagactgacaatggagtgtttatactttaacaatacacccagatatgatgccaatatgaaaatattcagtcaattaacagttaagccacaacaaactggaaacacaagaatcaaactgacaattagaatcaaactgtatttctggattctgcagcaaattgcttagttagtagtgattacatagtgtaggtgaagctgataatgctgtttactgtgatttagggttttagaaacatctttacactcaatacttttcaaggctcagagaaatcacatctctgttttattctgacactaaacaatgactgtacaacagttatcagtgttagtacattagactgttttacctggacagaacaatttcctgaggtgttgataaatttctttcatttttagtccatatatgattggattaaaaagaggatggTACAACATTGTTTGCAAGGACATTATTAAACtcacaatttttggaaaatcagtttccatttgaactagaagtacatcaaatgaacccaaacacGAAAAGTTGatcagaacaatcaggtgaggtaaacaggtctgtgcagcttttctcctgacttctctaccactttgataggtgattataaatatccttatgtaggtaaaaaggatgaaaagtaCAGGGAGAATTGAaagattacaaaaacaaaccaaaccataTATATTTAGTGCTTTTGAGATATCACAATGCAGTCTATAAACTGTGCTGTTGCATATAATACCTTTGAAATTAAAGTGACAGAGTTTAGTATCAACACTCATTGCAGCAGGaactgctaactgaccagcaggcagaatccaagctagaactagtaaaatacagatgtttgtttttgtcatgatagttggatactgcagaggtttacatatagacacatacctgtcataggacatggctgccaacagtaaaaactctgaagcgCCTAAAGAATAATTTAATGaccactgaaagagacaggctgaatatgatatgatttgtttttcagataaaacatcaaacaaaatctTTGGATAGATAGCAGTGCtaaaaagaacagagttcattaacaaagctgcaatgaaaatgtacataggctcatggaggtttttgtgaatcactatcagacacacaatagtagaattactgcagattattagaatatatgctgtaaacatgatcacaaaataaacaaatctgtatttgtccagttccacatatcCATCAAGTGTTATATatgtcatatttaatttttgatccattaaggtttaaaaacaaagtgttaatgacaaagacttgaagtatcaaagcaaagatcacatgaacatattatacagtatatctgtcattggattgtctaatg
Proteins encoded in this window:
- the LOC113123790 gene encoding olfactory receptor 11A1-like, with product MDQKLNMTYITLDGYVELDKYRFVYFVIMFTAYILIICSNSTIVCLIVIHKNLHEPMYIFIAALLMNSVLFSTAIYPKILFDVLSEKQIISYSACLFQWSLNYSLGASEFLLLAAMSYDRYVSICKPLQYPTIMTKTNICILLVLAWILPAGQLAVPAAMSVDTKLCHFNFKGIICNSTVYRLHCDISKALNIYGLVCFCNLSILPVLFILFTYIRIFIITYQSGREVRRKAAQTCLPHLIVLINFSCLGSFDVLLVQMETDFPKIVSLIMSLQTMLYHPLFNPIIYGLKMKEIYQHLRK